CCAGCGCGCCTTCATCATCTTCGGCGGCTTCGGCCTGGGCCTGCTGTACAAGGTCCTCAACATCTCGCTGAAGCTGTGGAAGGACACGGTCAACTTCGTCTTCGATGCGCCGCTGAAGGCGGGTTCGGCCGGCGCCGAGATCTCGCCGGAGCTGCTGGGCGTCGGCTACATCATCGGCCCGCGCATCGCGATGATCATGGCGGGCGGCGGCGTGCTGTCCTACCTGCTCCTGATTCCGATGATCAAATTTTTCGGCGACGCGCTGACGGTGCCGGTGGCGCCGGGCACGATGCTGATCCGCGACATGAGCCCGGACGACGTGCGCAGCGCCTACGTGCTGTACATCGGCGCCGGCGCGGTGGCGGCGGGCGGCCTGATTTCCCTCGCGCGCTCGCTGCCCACGATCTGGAACGGCCTGAAGGGTGGCCTGGCCGGTATCGGGAAAAATGCCGGCAAGGGCACTGCCGTGGATAGCTCGCTGCGCACCGAACAGGACATCCCGCTGAAGTGGGTCGTGATCGGCTGCCTGGGCATCATTGCCGTGATCACGTTCTCGACGCCGCTGCACATGAATCTGCTGGGGGCGCTGCTGATCCTCGTGTTCGGCTTCCTCTTTTCGACCGTGTCCTCGCGCCTGACGGGCGAGGTCGGTTCGTCGTCGAACCCGATCTCCGGCATGGCCGTGGCGACGCTGCTGTTCACCTGTCTGATCTTCCTCGTGATGGGCTGGACGGGCGGCCGCTATTACGTGACGGCGTTGTCGGTCGGCGCCATCGTCTGCATCGCCGCCAGCAATGCGGGCACGACGTCGCAGGATCTGAAGACGGGCTTCCTCGTCGGCTCCACGCCGAAGCTGCAGCAGTACGCGATCCTCGCCGGCGCGTTCGCGTCCGCGCTGATCCTGGGCCCGATCCTGTTGAAGCTGAACGACGCGGGCACCGTGTACGTGCCGGCCGCCCAGGTGGCGCCGCACGTGACGACGGACGCCTCGACGCTGACCGATACCATGGCGTTGCAGGGCCCGCAGGCGGCAACCGACCACGCCACATACAAAGTCTGGCAGAAGAAGGACACGGTCGGCGGCCCCGCCGGCAAATACCTCGTGCGCGCGGACGGTTCGCTCGCCTACCTCGTCGACCCGGGCATCAACGGCCAGTTCCACACGCGGCCGGACGGCTCCGAGGTCAAGAAATACGATGCGCCCAAGGCCGTGCTGATGTCGTACATCATCAAGGGCATTCTCGACCACCAGCTGCCGTGGACCCTCGTGCTGTTCGGCGTGATGGTGGCCGTCGTGCTGGAGATGTCCGGCGTCGCGTCGCTCGCGTTCACGGTGGGCGTGTATCTGCCGCTCGTGTCGACGCTGCCGATCGCGGTCGGCGGCATCATCCGCTGGCTGGTCGACCGCCGCAACAACACGCTGCCGCAGTACAAGGGGCTGTCCGAGGACGAGCTGCAGGCCGCGGGCGACCGCAGCTCGGGCACGTTGCTGGCCTCCGGCTATATCGCGGGCGGCGCGCTGGCGGGTATCATCATCGCCATCACGGCGGGCGTCATGACGGATTTCGACAATGCCATGAACAAGTGGGCCGAGGGCATGAACCCGTTCTTCGCGGGCGCCAGTTCGGACTTGTTGTCGTTGCTGCCGTATGCGGCGATCTGCGTGCTGCTGTACATGGTCGGCCGCGAGAAAGCCCGGTAGGGTGGACGGCTGGCCGTCCACGCGTTCAAGCGGCTCGCGACATAGTGCGCGGCGATTCCGAGGTCGCTCGAACGCGTGGACGGGAAACCCGTCCACCCTACGTGCCGAGCGTTCGGCTCATTGACTCCATTTCGTTGACGATCCACTCGCGGAAATGCTTGACCTTCGTCATCGTCTCCTTGTGCGGATTGACGAGGAGCCGGTAGCCGTAGCCGAACGGCGCGCTGCGGCACGCGAGCTGGAGCAGCGTGCCGGCGCGGATGTCCTCGAACGCGATCCCGTACGGCACGAGGCCGATGCCCTGGCCGGCCACGGCCGCCTGCGCCAGCACGCCCCAGTGGCTGTACGTACGCGAAAAGTCGTAATCTCCCTTCAGCGCGCGGTTCTCGTTCAGCAGCTGCAGCCAGGCTTCCGGGGTGCGCTCGCACAGCAGCGGAAAGCGGGTCAGGTCCGACAGCTGCAGCGCGTCCTGGCCGTCGGCCAGCAGGTCCGGGCTGTACACGGGCACGAGGCGCTCGCGGAAGAGCAGGGCGGGATCGCCATCCTTCACGGGGCCGTAGCGGATCGCCACGTCGACGGCGTCGTCCTCGATGTCGACCGGCGTGTCGTTCGAATCGATGCGTAGGTCCAGTTCCGGATGCAGCTTGGTGAAGCGCGACATGCGCGGCACCAGCCACTTGATCGCGAACGAGTGCGTCGTCGAGATGCGCAGAACGGCCTCGTCGCTGCCGCGCTGCAGGGCCGCCACCTTGGCGCCCAGGTCGGCCAGCATGCGCGCCACCGCGATCGCCAGTTCCTGCCCCTTGGCGGTCAGCGCGATGTGCCGCGGATGCCGCACGAACAGCGCAAAGCCGACGGCTTCTTCCAGCTGCTTGACCTGCAGGCTGACGGCGGCCGGGGTCTTGTGCAGCTCGCGCGCGGCCAGCTTGAAGCTGCCCCAGCGCGCCGCGCACTCGAAATCGATCAGGCCGGAGAGGCTGCGCAGCGGCCTCACCGCCCACTCCAGCATAAGTTTTTCTTACTCATAACATTTATTTTTCTAGTTTGAACAATTGCGGTTCTGGTTACAGAATATAGCGGATTGACCTCGACGTGCCTAAGGAAAACTTCATGACCAAGAATATCCTGGTGATCGGCGGTACCCGTTACATCGGCAAGCTGCTGGTGCAGCGCCTGCTGCGCGCCGGCCATCGCGTGACCATCGCGACCCGCGGCTACGCGCCGGACCCGTTCGGCGACCGGATCGCGCGGGTGCGCGTCGACCGCCGCAACGAGACCGCGATGCGTAACGCGTTCGCCCGTCTCGGGCCGTTCGACATCGTCTACGACCAGATGTGCTACAACCCGCTCGACGCCGCCATCGCCGTGCGCACGTTCGCCGGCAAGGTGGGGCGCTACGTGATGGCGTCGACGATCGACGCCTACCGCATGCTCGGTTTCGGCCATGCCGACCCGATGCGCGAGAGCGACCTGGCCGTTCCCGCGCAGCCGATCGACACGGGTTATCCGTGGCACGACCCGTGCCGCGCCACCGAGTGCTATGTCGCGGGCAAGGTGCAGGCGGAGGCCTATCTCGTGCGCGATGGATCGTTGCCGCTCGTCGTGCCGCGCCTGGCGCACGTGCTGGGCGGACCGGAGGATTTCACGGGGCGGCTGGCTCATTACGTGGAGCTGGCGCGCATGAACGGGGTGCTGGAATACTCGAACCCGGACGCGGTGCTGTCCTTCATGCCGCTGCAGGGCGCGGCCGATTTCCTCGTCTGGGTCGGGATGCAGGATTTCACGGGGCCGGTCAACGCGGCGTGCGACGGCGCGCTGTCGGCGAAAGGCCTGTACGAGCGGGTCGGCGCCGTGCTCGATACGAAGGTAGCAATGCGCCAGCGCGTGCCGCCGGCGGAGATGGGGCGCCTGTCGCCGTTCGACGTGCCGGGCGCGATGGTGCTCGACACGTCGCGCGCGCAGGCGCTCGGCTACCGGTTCGGCCATTGCGACGACTGGATCGACGATACGATCCAATTGCACGACCTGGCCTTCGTATGACCGTCAACGACAACGGCGGCCCGCAGGCCGCCGTCATGGTCGAAGCGCAACCGGTTATTTTACGCCGTGCATCAGTTTCTGGATCAGCGGCGCGATCAGGAACAGCAGCACGCCGGCGCCGATCAGGGCCCAGAAGCCGAACGTGTAGCCGGACAGCGCCGATTCCACGGTCATGCCTTTTTCACCCGACACGATGGAGGCGAAGATGCCCGACAGGTTGTTGCCGATGCCGGTCGACAGGAACCAGCCGCCCATGCCCAGGCCCACGAGGCGGGTGGGGGCCAGCTTGGTCACCATCGACAGGCCGATCGGCGACAGGCACAGTTCACCGACG
This genomic stretch from Massilia putida harbors:
- a CDS encoding NAD-dependent epimerase/dehydratase family protein, translated to MTKNILVIGGTRYIGKLLVQRLLRAGHRVTIATRGYAPDPFGDRIARVRVDRRNETAMRNAFARLGPFDIVYDQMCYNPLDAAIAVRTFAGKVGRYVMASTIDAYRMLGFGHADPMRESDLAVPAQPIDTGYPWHDPCRATECYVAGKVQAEAYLVRDGSLPLVVPRLAHVLGGPEDFTGRLAHYVELARMNGVLEYSNPDAVLSFMPLQGAADFLVWVGMQDFTGPVNAACDGALSAKGLYERVGAVLDTKVAMRQRVPPAEMGRLSPFDVPGAMVLDTSRAQALGYRFGHCDDWIDDTIQLHDLAFV
- a CDS encoding OPT family oligopeptide transporter, which codes for MPYDPHPPVVKPYIPASARLPELTWRALIMGTVLGMIFGASSLYLVLKVGLTVSASIPVAVIAITLFGLAKKVGGRESTILENSITQTAGSAGESIAFGLGVTMPAIMILGFDLEISRVMLVGVLGGLLGILMMIPMRRTMIVDQHRELKYPEGTACAEVLKAAATETSREAAGEVRDADSDEAREARQRAFIIFGGFGLGLLYKVLNISLKLWKDTVNFVFDAPLKAGSAGAEISPELLGVGYIIGPRIAMIMAGGGVLSYLLLIPMIKFFGDALTVPVAPGTMLIRDMSPDDVRSAYVLYIGAGAVAAGGLISLARSLPTIWNGLKGGLAGIGKNAGKGTAVDSSLRTEQDIPLKWVVIGCLGIIAVITFSTPLHMNLLGALLILVFGFLFSTVSSRLTGEVGSSSNPISGMAVATLLFTCLIFLVMGWTGGRYYVTALSVGAIVCIAASNAGTTSQDLKTGFLVGSTPKLQQYAILAGAFASALILGPILLKLNDAGTVYVPAAQVAPHVTTDASTLTDTMALQGPQAATDHATYKVWQKKDTVGGPAGKYLVRADGSLAYLVDPGINGQFHTRPDGSEVKKYDAPKAVLMSYIIKGILDHQLPWTLVLFGVMVAVVLEMSGVASLAFTVGVYLPLVSTLPIAVGGIIRWLVDRRNNTLPQYKGLSEDELQAAGDRSSGTLLASGYIAGGALAGIIIAITAGVMTDFDNAMNKWAEGMNPFFAGASSDLLSLLPYAAICVLLYMVGREKAR
- a CDS encoding LysR substrate-binding domain-containing protein codes for the protein MLEWAVRPLRSLSGLIDFECAARWGSFKLAARELHKTPAAVSLQVKQLEEAVGFALFVRHPRHIALTAKGQELAIAVARMLADLGAKVAALQRGSDEAVLRISTTHSFAIKWLVPRMSRFTKLHPELDLRIDSNDTPVDIEDDAVDVAIRYGPVKDGDPALLFRERLVPVYSPDLLADGQDALQLSDLTRFPLLCERTPEAWLQLLNENRALKGDYDFSRTYSHWGVLAQAAVAGQGIGLVPYGIAFEDIRAGTLLQLACRSAPFGYGYRLLVNPHKETMTKVKHFREWIVNEMESMSRTLGT